The Spinacia oleracea cultivar Varoflay chromosome 2, BTI_SOV_V1, whole genome shotgun sequence DNA segment CATCAGGTAGACTGACCGGAGACGGTGTGATATCAACACAATAAAAAAGAGACTCCAGGTTAGCTGTCATATGGTGGGAAGCCCCACTGTCAAGAAGCCATTCAATCTTACCGTGTAACTTATCAGATGGTGGAGAAGCCTCAAGCAGACATTTGAGACGTTGGAGTTGATCTGTAGAAAATCCTGGAAGAGAGGAGGACATGGCAGATGTGGAGGGTTTATTATCAGACCCTAGGTGCGCTGCCAAGGCACTATTTGCAATGGCTGTGGTGCCGCGTGCAGCTTGTGTGTCTCCCCTTGCATCTCCACAGGCACCATGCTTTCTACCTCGACCTCTCCCCCTCGTGCCACCTTGAGGGAAACCAATCCTCTTGTAACAAAATTCATATTCATGTCCATTGCGATCACAATATGTACAATGGAGAGGAGGGTTTGTGATAGGACGGGAAGCAGACTCGGAGGTCGGACTCGCCTGTACAGCAAAGCTCGTTGCTTCAGTCTTAACATCTCGAGCACGAACAATATTTCGATGGCGCTCTTCTTGAGTTACTAGAGAAAAGGCTCTGTTCAAATTCGGAAGAGGTTCCATGCTCAAAATTTGAGTGCGTATGGCAccataatcatcatcatcaagccCCATAAGGAAGTCATGGGTACGATCTTGCTCGACCCGCAGTCTGAGTTTTGCGGCAGCCTCACATGTGCACCCACAAGTGAGATCTTTGGAGCCGTATAAGGCATCCCAAAGGGCAGTAAACTTATTGTGGAATGTGACAATGGTTGCCCCCTTTTGACGGAGGGTGTGGTACTCATTCTTCAATTGATGAATTTTGGGGCCATTAGTTGTTGCATATCTTTCCTTCAAGTCAGCCCAAAATTCAGTTGCAATTCTGTGACTCACAACACTAGATTGGAGAGACTCATGTAAAGAATTAAAAATCCATCCACAAATTGTGGAATTATTAGACCGCCAGGCGATGAATTCAGGGCTAGTTTCATCTGTTGGTCGAGCAATATCACCAGTAAGAAACCCAAGTTTATTTTTACCCTCAAGTCCATTCATAATAGCTTTAGACCATACATCATAATTCTCCCCAAGAAGGACACATTTGGTGATCGACATACCTGGGCCTTCAGAAGGATGGAGAAAATAAATTGAAGAAGTGTCATGAATTAGTTGGGGTGCCT contains these protein-coding regions:
- the LOC130467257 gene encoding uncharacterized protein, which gives rise to MAGGEASEKKAPQLIHDTSSIYFLHPSEGPGMSITKCVLLGENYDVWSKAIMNGLEGKNKLGFLTGDIARPTDETSPEFIAWRSNNSTICGWIFNSLHESLQSSVVSHRIATEFWADLKERYATTNGPKIHQLKNEYHTLRQKGATIVTFHNKFTALWDALYGSKDLTCGCTCEAAAKLRLRVEQDRTHDFLMGLDDDDYGAIRTQILSMEPLPNLNRAFSLVTQEERHRNIVRARDVKTEATSFAVQASPTSESASRPITNPPLHCTYCDRNGHEYEFCYKRIGFPQGGTRGRGRGRKHGACGDARGDTQAARGTTAIANSALAAHLGSDNKPSTSAMSSSLPGFSTDQLQRLKCLLEASPPSDKLHGKIEWLLDSGASHHMTANLESLFYCVDITPSPVSLPDGVHTTATKQGSVTLVSGLILRNVLFVPQLKCN